Proteins from a single region of Pyrus communis chromosome 6, drPyrComm1.1, whole genome shotgun sequence:
- the LOC137738405 gene encoding uncharacterized protein, with the protein MASWKKTITTPFRKACTFFNQQPGGRDQKKSKLQGSESSVMALHGEVMACAYEDVQVMWSILDKSKASACSITS; encoded by the exons ATGGCTTCGTGGAAGAAAACCATTACAACTCCATTCAGGAAAGCTTGCACTTTCTTTAACCAGCAGCCAGGAGGGAGAGACCAGAAGAAGTCTAAGCTTCAag GGAGTGAAAGTAGTGTGATGGCTCTGCATGGAGAAGTGATGGCATGCGCATATGAAGATGTTCAGGTGATGTGGTCTATCCTGGACAAGTCCAAGGCCTCAGCCTGCAGCATCACTTCTTAA